A section of the Labrus bergylta chromosome 21, fLabBer1.1, whole genome shotgun sequence genome encodes:
- the fmn2b gene encoding formin-2 isoform X2, protein MGNQEAKQKRAAAAAGNGSYPSLDEGWREGGGEVTKKGGKKHHSKHGGGAGGHGSVPTKKKNKSESKSSVFSIRKKKSNLRGRGDASSSVTGSREDVLQSNHEDGSKTPPLSNDELDPEPPLPDRRPGRGGEEAGKEEGKEAGKDGEEKEAQRKTSTAATSPFEQVGVPRGGSSGSDTDIYSFHSAADHDDLLADIQLAIRLQHQGGGGWGGGNGGRKQSNGGVKFTPPEPVDLTPELELGSDALSFLETRPPLTDPPSHPGPPLTQPLSDTGAPLPHPPSQTGPPPVSVDPPFLMEVQERSGEEYQGEGGREAPLCTVTKDQHALLQQFPHTGVAMDTAGGAAASMVSMTTSGNSLPDLLFDGTERPSGEEGEAGQETMQEDQGQPDVDLSGPDVDLSPPPKGQSVGWSFECGGGDGGDGAEVCEEGGDLLDSGTSAESLEDYLSPLSDPAPLSQSRRGFLLPQGSPPLAKSLLRSSHAPSSSSSCQGVKPYPPIFPSYIKTTTRQLSSPGVSPALSPSHSPISPRRIHHHLSRLVSGAQTTSRRRSRSLASSLSRSADWTEELERRMRSREEEGGGSREYLLTFRGGGGGSQPLCSTRRSSCGQVCSSFQDVFTGRTLLEKLFLQQQQEAEPEEAERLCSRILAMGLLLPFTDCFREQLGGSPAHISSTAPTRFDHEQLYTWAAVNQPTQILDHLITVRPGPGETRTRLKSTETEHTAAMLDLKQQQESQEKESLVSSSKLKEKHVNVIQQLEQTIEDLRTKIAELERQPPLLDRDTMTVPPSTTDREVGGEEGLMRALCDAHLQTSTPDLLEAKSVQTSPLDECFKVPFTKGGGVSSSEPPPPPPPLEGFRCSCQMQPTLVPPPPPLPGDSIPPPPPPTIPVGTAGPPPPPPPPPPLPGGLAPPPPPPPPPPPLPGGLAPPPPPPPPPPPPPLPGGLAPPPPPPPLPGGLAPPPPPPPLPGGLAPPPPPLPGTGGPPPPPPPPGCGPPPPPPPPGAVFAPPGSLGFLPPPLPMGLYALGVPQEKPPRKAVVEPPRPMKPLYWTRIQLNTKKEVSSSLVWETIEEPDMDFEEFADLFSKSAVKVKKQPLSDTITKSKAKQVVKLLNNKRSQAVGILMSSLHLDMKDIQHAILNLDNTVVDLETLQALYENRAQQDELDKIEKHIKSSKDKEKPLDKPEQFLRQLSLIPNFSGRVFCILFQSSFSECMSSITRKLDTLQRVCKALQDSETVKRILGLVLAFGNYMNGGNRTRGQADGFSLDILPKLKDVKSSDGLRSLLSYIVSYYLRHFDQDAGRETCVFPIPEPHDLFQASQMKFEDFQKDVIRLRKDLRACTSEVEKVCKVSEEENLQPFKDKMDDFLAQAKSELEALEAQLSSTHSLFLELSVSFSVKPKAGEKEVSPNTVFSVWHEFSSDFKDQWKKENKVILKERLKSAEESFRQAKEKSSYSVKPKHASGIKAKLGMKI, encoded by the exons ATGGGCAACCAGGAGGCAAAACAGAAGAGAGCAGCGGCGGCTGCAGGGAACGGCAGCTACCCATCTCtggatgaaggatggagggagggagggggggaggtgaCGAAAAAGGGAGGAAAGAAACACCACAGTAAGCACGGGGGAGGAGCGGGGGGGCATGGCTCAGTACCaacgaagaagaaaaacaaatcagagtccAAGTCGTCCGTTTTCTCcatcaggaagaagaagagcaacCTGAGAGGACGAGGAGACGCATCGTCATCGGTCACCGGGTCGAGAGAGGACGTGTTACAGTCCAACCATGAGGATGGGAGTAAGACTCCCCCCCTGTCCAACGACGAGCTCGACCCTGAGCCCCCCCTTCCCGACAGGAGACCAGGCAGAGGAGGCGAGGAGGCAGGCAAGGAGGAAGGCAAGGAGGCAGGGAaggatggagaagagaaggaggcGCAGAGGAAAACCTCAACAGCAGCTACGTCCCCCTTTGAGCAAGTGGGGGTGCCGCGGGGGGGCAGCTCAGGTTCGGACACGGACATCTACAGCTTCCATTCGGCTGCGGACCATGACGACCTGCTCGCCGACATCCAACTCGCCATCAGGCTGCAGCAccagggaggggggggctgggggggaGGAAATGGGGGGAGGAAACAGAGTAATGGAGGAGTTAAATTTACTCCCCCCGAGCCGGTTGACCTCACCCCTGAGTTAGAGTTGGGATCTGACGCCCTGTCCTTTCTGGAGACCAGACCCCCTCTCACTGACCCCCCCTCACACCCAGGACCCCCCCTCACTCAACCCCTCTCTGACACAGGAGCCCCTCTACCTCACCCCCCCTCACAAACAGGACCCCCGCCTGTCTCTGTGGACCCCCCCTTTCTCATGGAGGTGCAGGAGAGGAGTGGGGAGGAGTatcagggggagggggggagagaagcCCCTCTTTGTACTGTTACAAAGGACCAGCATGCTTTGCTACAGCAGTTCCCTCACACAGGGGTTGCCATGGATACAGCAGGGGGGGCAGCAGCCAGCATGGTCTCCATGACGACCAGCGGTAACAGCCTCCCTGACCTCCTGTTTGATGGTACTGAGAGACCctcaggggaggagggggaggcaggACAAGAAACCATGCAGGAGGATCAGGGGCAACCGGATGTGGATCTGAGCGGGCCGGATGTGGATCTGAGCCCCCCCCCAAAAGGTCAGAGCGTTGGGTGGAGCTTTGAGTGTGGTGGAGGTGATGGGGGTGATGGGGCTGAGGTCTGTGAGGAAGGGGGGGATCTGCTTGACTCGGGTACCAGTGCAGAGTCTCTGGAGGACTACCTGAGTCCTTTATCTGACCCCGCCCCACTCTCTCAGAGTAGGAGAGGCTTCCTCCTCCCCCAGGGAAGCCCCCCCTTGGCCAAAAGCCTCCTCAGGTCCTCCCAtgctccctcttcctcctcctcttgccaGGGGGTCAAACCTTACCCCCCCATCTTCCCCTCCTACATTAAGACCACCACCCGCCAGCTCAGCTCCCCTGGAGTGTCCCCTGCCCTCTCCCCCTCCCACAGCCCAATCTCTCCCCGCAGGATTCACCATCACCTGAGCAG GTTGGTGAGTGGGGCTCAGACCACCAGCAGGAGGCGCTCTCGCAGCCTGGCCAGCTCTCTAAGTCGTTCAGCTGATTGGacggaggagctggagaggaggatgaggagcagagaggaggaaggaggaggatcAAGAGAATACCTGCTGACCTttagaggaggaggtggaggcagTCAACCGCTGTGCTCCACCAGGAGGtcctcctgtggacaggtgtgcTCCTCCTTCCAGGACGTCTTTACAG GGCGCACCCTGCTGGAGAAGttgttcctgcagcagcagcaggaggcgGAGCCTGAGGAGGCGGAGCGACTGTGTTCAAGGATTTTGGCGATGGGTCTATTGTTGCCGTTCACTGATTGCTTTAGAGAGCAGCTGGGAGGAAGCCCCGCCCACATCAGCTCCACGGCACCAACCAGGTTTGAT catgagcagctgtacacctGGGCCGCTGTCAATCAGCCTACTCAGATTCTGGATCACCTGATTACAGTGAGACCAGGACCAGGAGAGACCAGGACCAGACTGAAGTCTACAGAgacag aACACACGGCggccatgttggatttgaagcagcagcaggagagtcAGGAG AAGGAGAGTTTGGTGTCGTCGTCCAAACTGAAGGAGAAACATGTGAATGTCATCCAGCAGCTTGAACAAACCATCGAAGATCTCAGGACTAAGATCGCTGAGCTAGAGCGACAGCCCCCCCTGCTGGACAGAGACACAATGACAGTACCACCCTCCACCACTGACAGGGAGGttgggggggaggagggactGATGAGGGCACTGTGTGACGCTCACCTGCAGACCTCCACCCCAGACCTCCTGGAGGCCAAATCAGTGCAGACCTCCCCTCTGGACGAATGCTTCAAAGTGCCTTTTACTAAGGGGGGCGGAGTCAGCAGCTCTGAGCCACCCCCACCTCCGCCTCCACTAGAGGGCTTCAGGTGTTCATGTCAGATGCAGCCTACTCTggtccctccccctcctcctttaccAGGAGACTCAatcccacctcctcctcctcctacaaTACCTGTAGGTACAGCAGGTCCTccacccccacctcctcctcccccaccccttCCTGGAGGCCTTGCTccacccccacctcctcctcctcctcctccaccccttcCTGGAGGCCTTGCTccacccccacctcctcctcctcctcctcctcctccaccccttcCTGGAGGCCTTGCTccacccccacctcctccaccccttCCTGGAGGCCTTGCTccacccccacctcctccacccctccctgGTGGCCTagccccacctcctcctccattaCCAGGAACAGGAGGCCCTCCacctcccccaccccctccaggctgtggtcctccaccaccacctcctccaccagGAGCGGTCTTTGCTCCTCCTGGCTCTCTGGGcttcctgcctcctcctctcccgATGGGGTTGTACGCTCTGGGTGTGCCACAGGAGAAACCCCCCAGAAAGGCGGTGGTGGAGCCCCCACGACCGATGAAGCCACTATACTGGACTCGGATCCAGCTTAACACCAAAAA ggaggTTTCTTCTTCATTGGTATGGGAGACCATCGAGGAGCCTGACATGGACTTTGAGGAGTTTGCAGATTTGTTTTCGAAATCAGCTGTTAAAGTTAAGAAGCAGCCGCTGTCGGACACCATCACCAAGTCCAAAGCCAAACAG gtagTGAAGCTCCTGAACAACAAGCGCTCTCAGGCTGTCGGAATCCTAATGTCCTCTCTACATCTGGACATGAAGGACATTCAGCACG CCATACTGAACTTGGACAACACAGTGGTGGACCTTGAGACGCTGCAGGCTCTCTATGAAAAT AGGGCCCAGCAGGACGAACTGGACAAGATAGAAAAGCACATCAAGTCCTCCAAAGACAAGGAAAAACCTCTGGACAAACCAGAGCA ATTCCTCCGCCAGCTCTCCCTGATCCCAAACTTCTCTGGACGAGTATTCTGCATCCTCTTCCAATCCAGCTTCTCAGAGTGCATGTCGTCTATAACCAGAAAACTGGACACGTTACAGAGAGTGTGCAAG gcactGCAGGACAGTGAGACGGTGAAGCGGATTCTGGGTCTGGTTCTGGCCTTTGGGAACTATATGAATGGAGGGAATCGAACCAGGGGCCAAGCTGACGGATTCTCACTCGATATACTGCCCAAGCTAAAGGATGTGAAGAGCAGt GACGGCTTGAGGAGTCTGCTCTCCTACATCGTGTCTTATTACCTCCGACACTTTGACCAG gATGCTGGTAGAGAGACATGTGTGTTTCCTATCCCGGAGCCTCATGATCTGTTTCAGGCATCTCAGATGAAGTTTGAAGATTTCCAAAAAGATGTGATCAGACTGAGGAAGGACCTGAgag cGTGTACATCCGAGGTAGAGAAGGTGTGTAAGGTGTCAGAAGAGGAGAATCTGCAGCCTTTTAAAGATAAGATGGATGACTTCCTCGCACAAG CTAAAAGTGAGCTGGAGGCTCTGGAGGCTCAGCTCAGCAGCACTCACTCTCT ATTCCTCGAGCTCTCAGTTTCCTTCTCTGTGAAACCGAAGGCCGGAGAGAAAGAAGTTTCTCCGAACACGGTGTTCAGCGTCTGGCACGAATTCTCCTCCGACTTCAAAGATCAgtggaagaaagaaaacaaagtgattCTCAAAGAGAG gTTAAAATCAGCGGAGGAATCTTTCCGGCAGGCAAAGGAGAAATCTTCGTACAGCGTGAAACCAAAACACGCCTCAGGCATC AAAGCAAAACTGGGCATGAAGATCTGA
- the fmn2b gene encoding formin-2 isoform X1: protein MGNQEAKQKRAAAAAGNGSYPSLDEGWREGGGEVTKKGGKKHHSKHGGGAGGHGSVPTKKKNKSESKSSVFSIRKKKSNLRGRGDASSSVTGSREDVLQSNHEDGSKTPPLSNDELDPEPPLPDRRPGRGGEEAGKEEGKEAGKDGEEKEAQRKTSTAATSPFEQVGVPRGGSSGSDTDIYSFHSAADHDDLLADIQLAIRLQHQGGGGWGGGNGGRKQSNGGVKFTPPEPVDLTPELELGSDALSFLETRPPLTDPPSHPGPPLTQPLSDTGAPLPHPPSQTGPPPVSVDPPFLMEVQERSGEEYQGEGGREAPLCTVTKDQHALLQQFPHTGVAMDTAGGAAASMVSMTTSGNSLPDLLFDGTERPSGEEGEAGQETMQEDQGQPDVDLSGPDVDLSPPPKGQSVGWSFECGGGDGGDGAEVCEEGGDLLDSGTSAESLEDYLSPLSDPAPLSQSRRGFLLPQGSPPLAKSLLRSSHAPSSSSSCQGVKPYPPIFPSYIKTTTRQLSSPGVSPALSPSHSPISPRRIHHHLSRLVSGAQTTSRRRSRSLASSLSRSADWTEELERRMRSREEEGGGSREYLLTFRGGGGGSQPLCSTRRSSCGQVCSSFQDVFTGRTLLEKLFLQQQQEAEPEEAERLCSRILAMGLLLPFTDCFREQLGGSPAHISSTAPTRFDHEQLYTWAAVNQPTQILDHLITVRPGPGETRTRLKSTETAEDGLEHTAAMLDLKQQQESQEKESLVSSSKLKEKHVNVIQQLEQTIEDLRTKIAELERQPPLLDRDTMTVPPSTTDREVGGEEGLMRALCDAHLQTSTPDLLEAKSVQTSPLDECFKVPFTKGGGVSSSEPPPPPPPLEGFRCSCQMQPTLVPPPPPLPGDSIPPPPPPTIPVGTAGPPPPPPPPPPLPGGLAPPPPPPPPPPPLPGGLAPPPPPPPPPPPPPLPGGLAPPPPPPPLPGGLAPPPPPPPLPGGLAPPPPPLPGTGGPPPPPPPPGCGPPPPPPPPGAVFAPPGSLGFLPPPLPMGLYALGVPQEKPPRKAVVEPPRPMKPLYWTRIQLNTKKEVSSSLVWETIEEPDMDFEEFADLFSKSAVKVKKQPLSDTITKSKAKQVVKLLNNKRSQAVGILMSSLHLDMKDIQHAILNLDNTVVDLETLQALYENRAQQDELDKIEKHIKSSKDKEKPLDKPEQFLRQLSLIPNFSGRVFCILFQSSFSECMSSITRKLDTLQRVCKALQDSETVKRILGLVLAFGNYMNGGNRTRGQADGFSLDILPKLKDVKSSDGLRSLLSYIVSYYLRHFDQDAGRETCVFPIPEPHDLFQASQMKFEDFQKDVIRLRKDLRACTSEVEKVCKVSEEENLQPFKDKMDDFLAQAKSELEALEAQLSSTHSLFLELSVSFSVKPKAGEKEVSPNTVFSVWHEFSSDFKDQWKKENKVILKERLKSAEESFRQAKEKSSYSVKPKHASGIKAKLGMKI, encoded by the exons ATGGGCAACCAGGAGGCAAAACAGAAGAGAGCAGCGGCGGCTGCAGGGAACGGCAGCTACCCATCTCtggatgaaggatggagggagggagggggggaggtgaCGAAAAAGGGAGGAAAGAAACACCACAGTAAGCACGGGGGAGGAGCGGGGGGGCATGGCTCAGTACCaacgaagaagaaaaacaaatcagagtccAAGTCGTCCGTTTTCTCcatcaggaagaagaagagcaacCTGAGAGGACGAGGAGACGCATCGTCATCGGTCACCGGGTCGAGAGAGGACGTGTTACAGTCCAACCATGAGGATGGGAGTAAGACTCCCCCCCTGTCCAACGACGAGCTCGACCCTGAGCCCCCCCTTCCCGACAGGAGACCAGGCAGAGGAGGCGAGGAGGCAGGCAAGGAGGAAGGCAAGGAGGCAGGGAaggatggagaagagaaggaggcGCAGAGGAAAACCTCAACAGCAGCTACGTCCCCCTTTGAGCAAGTGGGGGTGCCGCGGGGGGGCAGCTCAGGTTCGGACACGGACATCTACAGCTTCCATTCGGCTGCGGACCATGACGACCTGCTCGCCGACATCCAACTCGCCATCAGGCTGCAGCAccagggaggggggggctgggggggaGGAAATGGGGGGAGGAAACAGAGTAATGGAGGAGTTAAATTTACTCCCCCCGAGCCGGTTGACCTCACCCCTGAGTTAGAGTTGGGATCTGACGCCCTGTCCTTTCTGGAGACCAGACCCCCTCTCACTGACCCCCCCTCACACCCAGGACCCCCCCTCACTCAACCCCTCTCTGACACAGGAGCCCCTCTACCTCACCCCCCCTCACAAACAGGACCCCCGCCTGTCTCTGTGGACCCCCCCTTTCTCATGGAGGTGCAGGAGAGGAGTGGGGAGGAGTatcagggggagggggggagagaagcCCCTCTTTGTACTGTTACAAAGGACCAGCATGCTTTGCTACAGCAGTTCCCTCACACAGGGGTTGCCATGGATACAGCAGGGGGGGCAGCAGCCAGCATGGTCTCCATGACGACCAGCGGTAACAGCCTCCCTGACCTCCTGTTTGATGGTACTGAGAGACCctcaggggaggagggggaggcaggACAAGAAACCATGCAGGAGGATCAGGGGCAACCGGATGTGGATCTGAGCGGGCCGGATGTGGATCTGAGCCCCCCCCCAAAAGGTCAGAGCGTTGGGTGGAGCTTTGAGTGTGGTGGAGGTGATGGGGGTGATGGGGCTGAGGTCTGTGAGGAAGGGGGGGATCTGCTTGACTCGGGTACCAGTGCAGAGTCTCTGGAGGACTACCTGAGTCCTTTATCTGACCCCGCCCCACTCTCTCAGAGTAGGAGAGGCTTCCTCCTCCCCCAGGGAAGCCCCCCCTTGGCCAAAAGCCTCCTCAGGTCCTCCCAtgctccctcttcctcctcctcttgccaGGGGGTCAAACCTTACCCCCCCATCTTCCCCTCCTACATTAAGACCACCACCCGCCAGCTCAGCTCCCCTGGAGTGTCCCCTGCCCTCTCCCCCTCCCACAGCCCAATCTCTCCCCGCAGGATTCACCATCACCTGAGCAG GTTGGTGAGTGGGGCTCAGACCACCAGCAGGAGGCGCTCTCGCAGCCTGGCCAGCTCTCTAAGTCGTTCAGCTGATTGGacggaggagctggagaggaggatgaggagcagagaggaggaaggaggaggatcAAGAGAATACCTGCTGACCTttagaggaggaggtggaggcagTCAACCGCTGTGCTCCACCAGGAGGtcctcctgtggacaggtgtgcTCCTCCTTCCAGGACGTCTTTACAG GGCGCACCCTGCTGGAGAAGttgttcctgcagcagcagcaggaggcgGAGCCTGAGGAGGCGGAGCGACTGTGTTCAAGGATTTTGGCGATGGGTCTATTGTTGCCGTTCACTGATTGCTTTAGAGAGCAGCTGGGAGGAAGCCCCGCCCACATCAGCTCCACGGCACCAACCAGGTTTGAT catgagcagctgtacacctGGGCCGCTGTCAATCAGCCTACTCAGATTCTGGATCACCTGATTACAGTGAGACCAGGACCAGGAGAGACCAGGACCAGACTGAAGTCTACAGAgacag CAGAGGACGGTCTGG aACACACGGCggccatgttggatttgaagcagcagcaggagagtcAGGAG AAGGAGAGTTTGGTGTCGTCGTCCAAACTGAAGGAGAAACATGTGAATGTCATCCAGCAGCTTGAACAAACCATCGAAGATCTCAGGACTAAGATCGCTGAGCTAGAGCGACAGCCCCCCCTGCTGGACAGAGACACAATGACAGTACCACCCTCCACCACTGACAGGGAGGttgggggggaggagggactGATGAGGGCACTGTGTGACGCTCACCTGCAGACCTCCACCCCAGACCTCCTGGAGGCCAAATCAGTGCAGACCTCCCCTCTGGACGAATGCTTCAAAGTGCCTTTTACTAAGGGGGGCGGAGTCAGCAGCTCTGAGCCACCCCCACCTCCGCCTCCACTAGAGGGCTTCAGGTGTTCATGTCAGATGCAGCCTACTCTggtccctccccctcctcctttaccAGGAGACTCAatcccacctcctcctcctcctacaaTACCTGTAGGTACAGCAGGTCCTccacccccacctcctcctcccccaccccttCCTGGAGGCCTTGCTccacccccacctcctcctcctcctcctccaccccttcCTGGAGGCCTTGCTccacccccacctcctcctcctcctcctcctcctccaccccttcCTGGAGGCCTTGCTccacccccacctcctccaccccttCCTGGAGGCCTTGCTccacccccacctcctccacccctccctgGTGGCCTagccccacctcctcctccattaCCAGGAACAGGAGGCCCTCCacctcccccaccccctccaggctgtggtcctccaccaccacctcctccaccagGAGCGGTCTTTGCTCCTCCTGGCTCTCTGGGcttcctgcctcctcctctcccgATGGGGTTGTACGCTCTGGGTGTGCCACAGGAGAAACCCCCCAGAAAGGCGGTGGTGGAGCCCCCACGACCGATGAAGCCACTATACTGGACTCGGATCCAGCTTAACACCAAAAA ggaggTTTCTTCTTCATTGGTATGGGAGACCATCGAGGAGCCTGACATGGACTTTGAGGAGTTTGCAGATTTGTTTTCGAAATCAGCTGTTAAAGTTAAGAAGCAGCCGCTGTCGGACACCATCACCAAGTCCAAAGCCAAACAG gtagTGAAGCTCCTGAACAACAAGCGCTCTCAGGCTGTCGGAATCCTAATGTCCTCTCTACATCTGGACATGAAGGACATTCAGCACG CCATACTGAACTTGGACAACACAGTGGTGGACCTTGAGACGCTGCAGGCTCTCTATGAAAAT AGGGCCCAGCAGGACGAACTGGACAAGATAGAAAAGCACATCAAGTCCTCCAAAGACAAGGAAAAACCTCTGGACAAACCAGAGCA ATTCCTCCGCCAGCTCTCCCTGATCCCAAACTTCTCTGGACGAGTATTCTGCATCCTCTTCCAATCCAGCTTCTCAGAGTGCATGTCGTCTATAACCAGAAAACTGGACACGTTACAGAGAGTGTGCAAG gcactGCAGGACAGTGAGACGGTGAAGCGGATTCTGGGTCTGGTTCTGGCCTTTGGGAACTATATGAATGGAGGGAATCGAACCAGGGGCCAAGCTGACGGATTCTCACTCGATATACTGCCCAAGCTAAAGGATGTGAAGAGCAGt GACGGCTTGAGGAGTCTGCTCTCCTACATCGTGTCTTATTACCTCCGACACTTTGACCAG gATGCTGGTAGAGAGACATGTGTGTTTCCTATCCCGGAGCCTCATGATCTGTTTCAGGCATCTCAGATGAAGTTTGAAGATTTCCAAAAAGATGTGATCAGACTGAGGAAGGACCTGAgag cGTGTACATCCGAGGTAGAGAAGGTGTGTAAGGTGTCAGAAGAGGAGAATCTGCAGCCTTTTAAAGATAAGATGGATGACTTCCTCGCACAAG CTAAAAGTGAGCTGGAGGCTCTGGAGGCTCAGCTCAGCAGCACTCACTCTCT ATTCCTCGAGCTCTCAGTTTCCTTCTCTGTGAAACCGAAGGCCGGAGAGAAAGAAGTTTCTCCGAACACGGTGTTCAGCGTCTGGCACGAATTCTCCTCCGACTTCAAAGATCAgtggaagaaagaaaacaaagtgattCTCAAAGAGAG gTTAAAATCAGCGGAGGAATCTTTCCGGCAGGCAAAGGAGAAATCTTCGTACAGCGTGAAACCAAAACACGCCTCAGGCATC AAAGCAAAACTGGGCATGAAGATCTGA